The following proteins are encoded in a genomic region of Gemella haemolysans ATCC 10379:
- a CDS encoding sugar-binding transcriptional regulator, translating to MQSRLVPEMFMKFNNRYELLVTIKVNQPVGRKTLLNFINMTERQLRTECEVLSKLGLITKNATGMSVTEKGEILLLEIKEAVINDVFAKERSFIKNHFSLKQVHIVAGDFINNEATREEMTSLLLDKVNAKITKDCVIGVSGGSTMYYIAGKANATFGYGKNVTITPIRGGLSVVDTEYQANDIASKMAKNSGHAYQLLHAPDNIGQKALEELIKEPVVKNALDVIEKTSIIIHSIGNAFEMAERRKSSKEVLEVLNEKKAVSESFGSYFDENGGEIFKTSTIGMSFKDVNGIDNVFTIVGGEAKADAVYSYLNTKPANATLIIDEAICKKIIKKVNKNF from the coding sequence ATGCAAAGTAGACTCGTGCCTGAAATGTTTATGAAATTTAATAATAGATATGAACTATTGGTTACAATTAAAGTTAATCAACCTGTTGGTCGAAAAACATTATTGAATTTTATCAATATGACAGAAAGGCAATTACGTACAGAATGTGAAGTTTTATCCAAGTTAGGGTTGATTACAAAAAATGCTACAGGAATGAGTGTTACTGAAAAAGGAGAGATTCTTCTTCTAGAGATAAAAGAAGCGGTTATAAACGATGTCTTCGCAAAAGAAAGAAGTTTTATAAAGAACCATTTTTCATTAAAACAAGTTCATATAGTTGCTGGTGACTTTATTAATAATGAAGCCACTAGAGAAGAAATGACAAGCCTGCTTTTGGATAAGGTTAATGCTAAAATAACTAAAGATTGCGTAATTGGAGTTAGCGGAGGAAGTACAATGTACTACATAGCCGGCAAAGCTAATGCAACATTTGGTTATGGAAAAAATGTTACTATAACACCGATAAGAGGTGGTCTATCTGTGGTGGATACTGAGTATCAAGCAAATGATATAGCTTCTAAAATGGCTAAAAATTCTGGTCATGCATATCAATTGTTACACGCTCCAGATAATATAGGACAAAAAGCATTAGAGGAGCTTATAAAAGAGCCTGTTGTAAAAAATGCACTTGATGTTATAGAAAAAACATCCATAATTATCCATAGTATAGGAAATGCTTTTGAAATGGCAGAAAGACGTAAATCGTCTAAAGAAGTTTTAGAAGTGTTAAATGAGAAAAAAGCTGTTAGTGAATCATTTGGAAGTTATTTCGATGAGAACGGCGGTGAGATATTTAAAACCTCTACTATAGGTATGAGTTTTAAAGATGTTAATGGCATTGATAATGTCTTTACGATAGTTGGTGGAGAAGCGAAAGCTGATGCGGTGTATAGTTATCTAAACACTAAACCGGCAAATGCAACGCTAATTATTGACGAGGCTATTTGCAAAAAAATAATAAAAAAAGTTAATAAAAATTTTTAG
- a CDS encoding beta-class carbonic anhydrase: MRLLDSMLEYNEYFVRFEEYQKYKTEDKYPAKRVVMFTCMDTRLVELATKSLNLSSGDVKVVKNAGAILTHPFGSIMRSLIIAVYMLKADEIIVMGHHDCGMQNIDTNLIMEKMQNRGVGKETLDILQYSGLDLSSWLHGFDDVNESVAHDVDMITKHPLIPKDVPVHGLVINPENGKVDLVVNGYNNLRN, translated from the coding sequence ATGAGACTTTTAGATTCAATGTTAGAGTATAATGAATATTTTGTGAGATTTGAGGAATATCAAAAATATAAAACGGAAGATAAATATCCTGCAAAGAGAGTAGTGATGTTTACATGTATGGATACAAGATTAGTGGAGTTAGCAACAAAATCCCTAAACTTATCTTCAGGAGACGTGAAAGTAGTAAAAAATGCTGGTGCAATTTTAACTCACCCATTCGGTTCAATAATGAGAAGTTTGATAATAGCAGTTTATATGCTAAAAGCAGATGAGATTATCGTTATGGGACATCATGATTGTGGTATGCAAAATATAGATACTAATTTAATTATGGAAAAAATGCAGAATAGAGGTGTAGGTAAGGAAACTTTAGATATTTTGCAGTATTCAGGACTTGATTTAAGTTCATGGTTACATGGTTTTGATGATGTTAATGAAAGTGTGGCGCACGACGTTGATATGATAACAAAACATCCATTGATTCCAAAAGATGTACCAGTTCACGGATTAGTTATTAATCCAGAAAATGGAAAAGTAGACTTAGTTGTAAATGGATATAATAATTTAAGGAATTAG
- a CDS encoding asparaginase, whose product MKKILILNTGGTISMSEDQRTGKVAPTDSNPIGAGGNIFSYIGDLHVEDLYHLASPQITQNEMLGIKNRINKAVQEGYDGVVVTHGTDTLEETAYYLELTLDVNIPIVITGAMRSSNEIGADGLANLRSSLVVATDDESIDKGVLVVMNDEVHTATYVTKTHTTNVATFQTPTFGPIGLVSKNNVIYFQKLIKEEHYNVSTTEKRVYLLKAYAGMDGELIDAVVELGVDGLVIEALGAGNLPPKTVPAIRNCIEKNIPVVFVSRAFNGVTQDVYDYEGGGKRFQQDGVIFTTGLSGQKARIKLMILLEAGIPFDRLRELF is encoded by the coding sequence TTGAAAAAAATACTAATACTAAATACAGGGGGTACTATTTCTATGAGCGAGGACCAGAGAACTGGGAAAGTTGCTCCAACTGATAGTAATCCTATAGGTGCTGGTGGAAACATATTCTCTTATATTGGAGATTTGCATGTTGAAGATTTATACCATCTAGCATCACCTCAAATAACTCAAAATGAAATGTTAGGTATTAAAAACAGAATAAACAAAGCTGTTCAAGAAGGGTATGATGGTGTAGTGGTTACTCATGGTACGGATACTCTTGAAGAAACAGCATATTATCTAGAGTTAACTCTAGATGTAAATATTCCAATTGTTATAACTGGAGCTATGCGTTCAAGTAATGAAATAGGAGCAGACGGGCTAGCAAATCTTAGAAGTTCTTTAGTAGTTGCTACCGATGATGAAAGTATCGATAAGGGAGTTTTAGTAGTGATGAATGATGAAGTTCATACGGCGACCTATGTTACTAAGACGCATACAACCAATGTTGCTACGTTTCAAACCCCAACATTTGGTCCAATAGGCCTTGTATCAAAAAACAATGTTATATATTTCCAAAAATTGATAAAAGAAGAGCATTATAATGTTAGTACTACAGAAAAAAGAGTATATCTATTAAAAGCGTATGCTGGAATGGATGGAGAGTTAATTGATGCTGTTGTTGAATTAGGAGTAGACGGTCTAGTAATAGAAGCTTTAGGAGCAGGAAACTTACCTCCCAAAACTGTCCCAGCAATTAGAAACTGTATTGAAAAAAATATCCCTGTTGTTTTCGTTTCCCGTGCTTTTAATGGAGTAACTCAAGATGTTTATGACTATGAAGGTGGAGGAAAAAGATTCCAACAAGATGGGGTTATTTTTACAACTGGACTAAGTGGTCAAAAAGCTAGAATTAAATTAATGATTTTATTAGAGGCGGGTATTCCGTTTGATAGGTTACGAGAGTTGTTCTAG
- the ribD gene encoding bifunctional diaminohydroxyphosphoribosylaminopyrimidine deaminase/5-amino-6-(5-phosphoribosylamino)uracil reductase RibD: MHEYFMKLALLEAKRGTKYTHTNPIVGAIIVKDDEIIARGSHLRYGCEHAEKNAISTCETPEKLFNSTLYVTLEPCNHKGKQPPCTDTIVEMGISKVVVAQLDPNPLVSGKGIKYLQDNGIEVITGVLEKEAYNLNYAYNLFHSEKRPYVVLKQATSLDGKLAFTNKRTQITGKDVYDFVRNERDNYQAILVGARTVLTDNPKLTGANTSLFPPKRIVLDADGDIFEHNNLNLFNNSLSEVIVFTKQKCKNLPSHVTIITPKEFSIKEILSEVAKLGIQSVYVEGGPNIHDQFLASGYWDEVITYISPILLGGNNTSSFTSNRITNEKIQLHDTKITKLGEDIRVSGRRVSQCLQD; this comes from the coding sequence GTGCATGAATATTTTATGAAGCTTGCTCTACTTGAAGCCAAGCGTGGTACTAAGTATACACATACTAATCCCATAGTAGGAGCAATTATAGTAAAAGATGATGAAATTATCGCAAGAGGTTCACATCTTCGTTACGGATGTGAGCACGCTGAAAAAAATGCAATTTCTACATGCGAAACTCCTGAAAAATTATTTAATTCAACGCTTTACGTTACTTTAGAACCTTGTAATCATAAAGGTAAACAACCACCTTGTACAGATACTATAGTAGAAATGGGTATCTCTAAGGTAGTTGTTGCTCAATTAGATCCTAATCCTCTCGTTAGCGGAAAAGGTATCAAATATTTGCAAGACAATGGTATAGAAGTAATAACTGGTGTTCTTGAAAAAGAGGCTTATAATTTAAACTATGCTTATAATCTATTTCATAGTGAGAAAAGACCTTATGTAGTCTTAAAGCAAGCCACTAGTCTTGATGGAAAACTAGCCTTCACTAACAAAAGAACTCAAATTACCGGTAAAGACGTTTATGATTTTGTTAGAAATGAAAGAGATAATTATCAAGCAATTTTAGTAGGTGCTAGAACTGTTTTAACAGACAATCCGAAGTTAACTGGAGCTAACACTTCATTATTCCCACCAAAAAGAATTGTCCTAGATGCTGACGGAGATATCTTTGAACATAATAATCTGAATTTATTTAACAACAGTTTATCTGAAGTTATAGTTTTTACAAAACAAAAATGTAAAAACTTACCTTCACACGTTACTATAATTACACCTAAAGAATTCAGTATAAAAGAAATTTTATCTGAAGTTGCTAAACTCGGTATTCAATCGGTTTATGTTGAAGGTGGACCTAACATTCATGATCAATTTTTAGCTAGTGGTTATTGGGATGAAGTCATAACCTATATCTCCCCTATTCTTTTAGGAGGGAACAATACCTCATCATTCACTAGCAATAGGATAACAAATGAAAAAATACAACTTCACGATACTAAGATTACCAAGCTTGGCGAAGATATACGTGTCTCAGGAAGGAGAGTTTCTCAATGTTTACAGGATTAA
- a CDS encoding sodium-dependent transporter yields MSDNSKWSSKIGFILASAGSAIGLGAVWKFPYMTAANGGGGFLLVFLIFTLLIGLPLLLAEFVLGRGAGVSAIRTFGKLGKNKKYNVIGYIGGFALFILLSFYSVIGGWILVYLGISIADALGAHSTSDHAALFVSIISNTWIALGAQALFILLNIYIVSRGVQKGIEKASKIMMPLLFIIFLVIITRSLTLPNAMNGVTYFLKPDFSKITSSGILFALGQSFFALSIGVTAMLTYASYLDRKTNLVQSGISVVLMNIAVSVMAGLAIFPAMSSFGMESEGGPSLLFIVLPQLFNNMAFGKIFYILFLILFLFATITSSVVMLEINVGNITNQRNTNRTKFSVIIGILTFIVGIPSALSYGSLSNTLIFGKTIFDLMDFLVSNILMPLGCLALSIFTGYVLDKKVALEQLHIDENKKSSLLLFKVWLFLLRYVLPIIILIVCLAQFL; encoded by the coding sequence ATGTCAGACAATTCAAAATGGAGTTCGAAAATAGGATTCATACTTGCTTCTGCAGGTTCTGCAATAGGACTAGGTGCAGTATGGAAGTTCCCTTATATGACCGCAGCTAACGGTGGAGGTGGATTCTTATTAGTCTTTCTTATTTTCACATTATTAATCGGGTTACCACTTCTGCTTGCGGAATTCGTGCTTGGTCGCGGCGCTGGTGTTTCAGCGATTAGAACTTTCGGTAAATTAGGAAAAAATAAAAAATACAATGTTATTGGTTACATTGGTGGATTTGCCCTATTCATCTTACTATCATTCTATAGTGTTATCGGTGGATGGATTTTAGTATATCTTGGTATTTCAATCGCAGATGCACTTGGTGCCCACTCTACTTCAGATCATGCAGCACTTTTTGTTAGTATTATTTCTAACACTTGGATTGCATTAGGAGCACAAGCATTATTCATCTTATTGAATATTTATATAGTATCTCGTGGAGTTCAAAAAGGTATTGAAAAAGCATCAAAAATCATGATGCCGTTATTATTCATCATCTTCCTGGTAATTATCACAAGATCATTAACATTACCTAACGCGATGAACGGTGTTACTTATTTCTTAAAACCAGATTTCTCTAAAATCACTAGTTCTGGTATTTTATTTGCACTAGGGCAATCATTCTTCGCATTATCAATCGGGGTTACAGCTATGCTTACATATGCTTCTTATCTTGATAGAAAAACTAATCTTGTTCAATCTGGTATCTCAGTTGTATTAATGAATATTGCAGTGTCAGTAATGGCTGGTCTTGCAATCTTCCCTGCGATGAGTTCATTCGGTATGGAATCTGAAGGTGGACCAAGTCTATTATTCATAGTATTACCACAATTATTTAACAATATGGCTTTCGGTAAAATTTTCTACATCTTATTCTTAATATTATTCTTATTCGCCACTATTACTTCATCAGTAGTAATGTTAGAAATTAATGTAGGAAATATAACTAATCAGAGAAATACTAACCGTACTAAATTTAGTGTAATCATCGGAATCTTAACTTTCATCGTTGGAATTCCTTCTGCTCTATCTTACGGATCACTATCTAATACATTAATATTTGGAAAAACAATTTTTGATTTAATGGATTTCTTAGTTTCTAATATTCTAATGCCACTTGGCTGTCTTGCATTATCAATATTCACAGGATATGTACTTGATAAAAAAGTAGCTCTGGAGCAATTACACATCGATGAAAATAAAAAATCAAGCTTGTTATTATTCAAAGTATGGTTATTTTTACTAAGATATGTACTTCCAATTATTATACTTATCGTTTGTTTAGCACAATTCTTATAA
- the aldA gene encoding aldehyde dehydrogenase, which translates to MSEVKVLKNFINGEFENISNYDYLDVLNPSNEEVIAKVPSSTREDVDRAIDIAEVAQRDWEKLPAVERGAYLRKIAERIREREPEITQTIVNEGGKTFDLAKVEVLFTADYLDYMAEWARRYEGEIIQSDRKDEHIFLFKRPHGVTTGILPWNFPFFLTARKAAPALLTGNTIVIKPSQLTPINADIFCQICIEVGLPKGILNIVHGLGATVGNRLASNPKVGLVSLTGSLTAGQEVMKAAAENITNVSLELGGKAPAIVFKDADLNLAAKAIVASRVINSGQVCNCAERVYVHEDVKDEFEKLLFAELDKVKFGDPNKEGGVDYGPLIEKRAVDAVAEKVAYAVKQGATLSYGGTRDENQVGFFFGPTVLTDVTNEMNIMKEETFGPVIPIATFKTLEEVLEYANDSEYGLTSSVYTTNLNTAFKAVNGLKFGETYINRENFEAMQGFHAGRRKSGIGGADGKHGLEEYLTTQVVYMQLDNE; encoded by the coding sequence ATGAGCGAAGTTAAAGTTTTAAAAAATTTTATCAATGGAGAATTTGAAAATATTTCAAATTATGATTACCTTGACGTGCTAAATCCATCAAATGAAGAAGTAATAGCAAAAGTACCTTCTTCTACTAGGGAAGATGTAGACCGTGCAATTGATATCGCAGAAGTTGCACAGCGTGACTGGGAAAAATTACCAGCAGTTGAAAGAGGCGCATACTTAAGAAAAATTGCAGAGCGTATTCGTGAACGTGAACCTGAAATTACTCAAACTATTGTTAACGAAGGTGGTAAAACTTTTGATTTAGCAAAAGTAGAAGTACTATTCACTGCTGATTACTTAGATTATATGGCTGAATGGGCGAGAAGATATGAAGGGGAAATTATTCAAAGTGATAGAAAAGATGAACATATCTTCCTATTCAAACGCCCTCACGGAGTAACTACTGGTATCTTACCTTGGAACTTCCCATTCTTCTTAACCGCTAGAAAAGCCGCACCAGCTTTACTTACAGGGAATACAATCGTTATTAAACCTAGTCAATTAACACCAATTAATGCTGACATTTTTTGTCAAATTTGTATAGAGGTTGGTCTACCTAAAGGAATACTTAATATAGTTCACGGATTAGGTGCTACAGTAGGTAATAGATTGGCTTCTAACCCTAAAGTTGGTTTAGTAAGTTTAACAGGAAGTTTAACTGCTGGACAAGAAGTTATGAAAGCAGCTGCCGAAAACATTACCAATGTATCTTTAGAACTTGGAGGAAAAGCACCAGCTATCGTCTTTAAAGATGCAGACCTAAATCTTGCTGCTAAAGCAATTGTTGCTTCTCGTGTAATTAACTCTGGTCAAGTATGTAACTGCGCAGAAAGAGTTTATGTACACGAAGATGTTAAAGATGAATTCGAAAAATTATTATTCGCTGAGCTTGATAAAGTTAAATTCGGTGATCCAAATAAAGAAGGTGGCGTAGATTACGGTCCACTTATCGAAAAACGTGCTGTAGACGCTGTTGCTGAAAAAGTTGCTTATGCAGTAAAACAAGGTGCTACTCTATCTTACGGTGGAACTCGTGATGAAAACCAAGTTGGATTCTTCTTTGGTCCAACCGTATTAACTGATGTAACTAATGAAATGAACATCATGAAAGAAGAAACATTCGGGCCTGTAATCCCAATTGCTACATTCAAAACTTTAGAAGAAGTATTAGAATATGCTAATGATTCAGAATACGGATTAACTTCATCAGTTTATACTACTAACCTAAATACTGCTTTCAAAGCAGTTAATGGTCTAAAATTCGGTGAAACATACATCAACCGTGAAAACTTTGAAGCAATGCAAGGATTCCACGCTGGACGCCGTAAATCTGGTATCGGTGGAGCAGACGGTAAACATGGTTTAGAAGAATACTTAACTACTCAAGTTGTTTACATGCAATTAGATAATGAATAA
- the gnd gene encoding decarboxylating NADP(+)-dependent phosphogluconate dehydrogenase produces the protein MKQNIGVIGLSVMGSNLALNIADNGFKVAVFNRTTTVVDKMLEEHPHKNVIGRYSLQELVDGLEKPRKVVLMVKAGFAVDSLIEQLTPLLEKGDIIIDGGNSFFKDTQRRYDLLLEKGINYFGVGVSGGEEGARFGPALMPGGDEKAYEEIRPILEAIAAKVNDVPCCSYTSTGGAGHYVKMVHNGIEYGDMQLISEAYKVLKHLGGFTNEELQETFEEWNKGELESYLIEITANIFKVKEEDGSYLVDKILDKSQQKGTGKWTNEQAIDLGIDVSVITAALNGRYMSNLKEERVRAEQEFTRKPYAVVEDKERLKNIVKDALFISKIVSYAQGFKLLQAAEKEYNWTFDYSQIAKIFRGGCIIQAKILQNIIEAYQNNPKLENLIFDPFFKEVIETRQDSIREVAALAITNRLPLSAMTSAVSYLDIYTTANSGANLIQAQRDYFGAHTFERTDKEGSYHYDWVGNNEK, from the coding sequence ATGAAACAGAATATAGGAGTTATTGGTTTATCAGTAATGGGAAGTAACTTAGCTTTAAATATTGCGGACAACGGATTTAAAGTTGCGGTATTTAATAGAACAACAACAGTTGTTGATAAAATGCTAGAGGAGCACCCACATAAAAATGTAATAGGAAGATACTCACTACAAGAGCTAGTTGACGGTCTAGAAAAACCTAGAAAAGTTGTTTTAATGGTTAAAGCTGGGTTTGCTGTTGACAGTTTAATAGAACAATTAACACCTCTACTAGAAAAAGGTGATATTATTATCGATGGAGGAAATTCATTCTTCAAAGATACTCAAAGAAGATACGATTTATTATTAGAAAAAGGAATCAACTACTTCGGTGTTGGTGTATCAGGAGGGGAAGAAGGTGCAAGATTTGGTCCTGCTTTAATGCCTGGTGGAGATGAAAAAGCATATGAAGAAATTCGTCCAATTTTAGAAGCTATTGCTGCTAAAGTTAACGATGTTCCTTGCTGTAGCTACACTTCAACTGGTGGAGCAGGTCACTATGTGAAAATGGTCCACAATGGTATTGAGTATGGGGATATGCAATTAATCTCTGAAGCTTACAAAGTTCTTAAACACTTAGGTGGATTTACTAATGAAGAATTACAAGAAACTTTTGAAGAATGGAATAAAGGTGAATTAGAATCTTATCTAATTGAAATCACTGCAAATATCTTCAAAGTTAAAGAAGAAGATGGAAGTTACTTAGTAGATAAAATCTTAGATAAATCTCAACAAAAAGGTACAGGGAAATGGACTAACGAACAAGCTATTGATTTAGGAATTGATGTATCAGTTATTACAGCTGCTTTAAATGGAAGATATATGTCAAACCTTAAAGAAGAACGTGTGCGTGCTGAACAAGAGTTTACTCGTAAACCTTACGCAGTTGTAGAAGATAAAGAAAGATTAAAAAATATTGTAAAAGATGCATTGTTTATTTCGAAAATTGTATCTTATGCACAAGGATTTAAATTACTACAAGCTGCTGAAAAAGAATACAACTGGACTTTTGATTATTCACAAATTGCTAAGATTTTCCGTGGAGGATGTATTATTCAAGCGAAAATCTTACAAAACATTATCGAAGCATACCAAAATAATCCAAAATTAGAAAACTTAATTTTTGATCCATTCTTTAAAGAAGTAATCGAAACAAGACAAGATAGTATACGTGAAGTTGCTGCATTAGCAATTACTAACAGATTACCACTAAGCGCTATGACATCTGCAGTTTCATACTTAGATATCTATACTACAGCGAACAGTGGTGCTAACTTAATTCAAGCGCAACGTGACTATTTTGGAGCACATACTTTTGAAAGAACTGACAAAGAAGGAAGTTATCACTATGACTGGGTTGGAAACAATGAGAAATAA
- a CDS encoding riboflavin synthase, with protein sequence MFTGLIKEQGKIVKIIKSSHSIKLTIQASKNLLETYKIGDSMAVNGVCLTCVQKSSSQFTVDIMPETYKRTTFKDLKINDAVNLEPAMGHSDRFEGHIVSGHSDGLAQLAARQKDENAILLTFSYPSKFQGEIINQGSITINGISLTVVTCDNNKFTVSLIPHTAKHTNLEKLKIGDSVNIETDILAKYIKAQLKLFGGKFND encoded by the coding sequence ATGTTTACAGGATTAATAAAAGAACAAGGAAAAATAGTAAAAATTATTAAATCTAGTCATAGTATAAAACTGACTATTCAAGCGAGTAAGAATTTACTAGAAACATACAAAATTGGTGATAGTATGGCGGTAAACGGTGTATGTCTAACATGTGTTCAAAAAAGTTCATCACAGTTCACTGTAGATATTATGCCAGAAACTTATAAAAGAACCACATTCAAAGATTTAAAAATAAATGATGCTGTCAACTTAGAACCTGCAATGGGGCATTCAGACAGATTCGAAGGTCATATAGTTTCTGGACACAGTGATGGTTTAGCACAGTTAGCAGCAAGGCAAAAAGATGAAAATGCCATTCTACTTACTTTTTCATACCCTAGCAAATTCCAAGGTGAAATAATTAACCAAGGATCTATTACAATTAATGGAATAAGTTTAACAGTGGTAACTTGTGATAACAACAAATTTACGGTGTCGCTAATTCCGCATACTGCTAAGCATACAAATTTAGAAAAATTAAAAATTGGTGACAGTGTAAATATAGAAACAGATATATTAGCAAAATACATTAAAGCTCAATTAAAACTATTTGGAGGAAAGTTTAATGATTAA
- the zwf gene encoding glucose-6-phosphate dehydrogenase produces the protein MTGLETMRNKTAITLFGGTGDLTYRKLLPALYNLNGLGKLADDFKIVVIGRREYSQADYINIVRNWVKEHARTKFDDEQFESYAKRIIYFKMNMTNEDDYAMLQEFYAREDIQNHVYYFAVAPSFFMTITNGLKKHCSENNAKVIIEKPFGEDLEKAGLLNNELEKFFNQDEIYHIDHYLGKEMIQNILSLRFKNIIFKGIWNKDFIENVQITAAETVGVGTRASYYDKSGALKDMVQNHLLQVLSLVAMEEPKGTESSRIHESQYNLLSALKPIEDVRDSLVMGQYEGYLQEENIPADSKTETYAALKLYVDNERWQGVPFFIRTGKKMDSRETQVVVQFKAVGDVPGNVLIIRIQPDEGVYFQFNAKKPGTEKELQQISLDFCQSCILENRINTPEAYERLLDACFKGDRSLFSQWDQIVASWTFVNDLIAKYEEQGSPLYTYEQGSKGPKEADKLVNWVK, from the coding sequence ATGACTGGGTTGGAAACAATGAGAAATAAAACAGCTATAACACTTTTTGGGGGTACAGGAGATTTAACATACAGAAAACTGTTGCCTGCATTATATAACTTAAATGGATTAGGTAAATTAGCCGATGATTTTAAGATTGTTGTAATTGGACGTAGAGAATACTCGCAAGCGGATTATATTAATATTGTTCGTAATTGGGTAAAAGAACATGCTCGTACTAAGTTTGATGATGAACAATTTGAATCTTATGCTAAGAGAATTATTTATTTCAAAATGAATATGACGAATGAAGACGATTATGCAATGCTTCAAGAGTTTTATGCAAGAGAAGACATACAAAACCATGTATACTATTTTGCGGTAGCACCTTCATTTTTCATGACTATTACGAATGGACTTAAAAAACATTGTTCTGAAAATAATGCGAAGGTTATTATTGAGAAACCATTCGGAGAAGATTTAGAAAAAGCGGGATTATTAAATAATGAGCTTGAAAAATTCTTCAATCAAGATGAAATTTATCATATTGATCATTACTTAGGTAAAGAAATGATTCAAAACATTCTTTCTTTACGTTTTAAAAATATAATATTCAAAGGTATTTGGAATAAAGATTTCATCGAAAATGTTCAAATTACTGCTGCTGAAACAGTAGGTGTAGGGACTAGAGCTAGTTACTACGATAAGAGTGGAGCCTTAAAAGATATGGTTCAAAATCATTTGCTACAAGTATTATCACTAGTAGCTATGGAAGAACCTAAGGGGACAGAAAGTAGTAGAATTCATGAAAGTCAGTATAATCTTCTCTCAGCGCTTAAACCAATTGAAGATGTTCGTGACAGTTTAGTAATGGGGCAGTATGAAGGATATCTACAAGAAGAAAATATTCCTGCTGATTCTAAGACGGAAACATATGCAGCTCTTAAATTATATGTAGATAATGAGCGTTGGCAAGGTGTACCATTTTTCATAAGAACAGGTAAGAAAATGGATAGCCGTGAAACTCAAGTTGTTGTTCAATTTAAAGCTGTTGGAGATGTGCCTGGTAATGTATTGATAATTAGAATACAACCAGATGAGGGTGTTTATTTCCAATTTAATGCGAAAAAACCGGGAACAGAAAAAGAGCTTCAGCAGATTTCACTAGATTTTTGCCAAAGTTGTATTTTAGAAAATAGAATAAATACTCCTGAAGCATACGAAAGATTATTAGACGCGTGTTTTAAAGGGGATCGTTCTTTGTTCTCGCAATGGGATCAAATTGTAGCTTCATGGACATTTGTAAATGACTTAATAGCTAAGTACGAAGAACAAGGTTCTCCATTATATACTTATGAACAAGGTTCAAAAGGTCCTAAAGAAGCTGACAAACTAGTTAATTGGGTTAAATAG